One part of the Niveispirillum cyanobacteriorum genome encodes these proteins:
- a CDS encoding MFS transporter, whose product MESKAGTLSLGRKFGYGLGDFGLNLHWQGMGLFLTFFQTEIMGLSPVWAGVTFFVAALWDGITDPIMGLIADRTRGRWGSHRPYLLFGAVPLAASLALAFTAPGFTGPAAVMYGLATHMLLRTTYTVVAIPYSSLSARMTSNADERTSLTGWRMQFAFLGGAAVSWMMPVLAKQFAGLDGAQGYAVAASIIGAVSAVAFVLCFLIVREQPVAASRMARNEGFWDDLKGFLSLVRRGGPTVQLYLCILISQIMVPLQARNYLYFFKYGIGDMSQADQAMALFGAINVLCVPLWVWLIRRTEKLTGFMVGGTLFAIGSLGFALMPEWSYWGAFIPLAVACAGHTAYAVCIWAMLPDTVDWSEWRFRRRDEGKIFGLAAFLQKAALGLSGLLMAAVFHGFDVTKGQGEASETGLRVVMGIIPLAGILAAMFIMRNYRLDLRRHAGIVERLGRR is encoded by the coding sequence TTGGAGAGTAAGGCTGGCACGTTGAGCCTGGGCCGGAAATTCGGCTATGGGCTGGGGGATTTCGGTCTGAACCTGCATTGGCAGGGGATGGGCCTGTTCCTGACCTTTTTCCAGACAGAGATTATGGGATTGTCGCCCGTCTGGGCGGGCGTCACCTTCTTTGTGGCGGCCCTATGGGACGGGATCACCGACCCGATCATGGGGTTGATCGCCGACCGAACACGCGGGCGATGGGGCAGCCACCGGCCTTATCTTCTGTTCGGGGCCGTACCGCTGGCGGCCAGTCTGGCCCTGGCCTTTACGGCGCCGGGCTTCACCGGACCGGCGGCGGTGATGTACGGGCTGGCCACACATATGCTGTTGCGCACCACCTACACCGTCGTGGCCATCCCCTATTCCAGCCTGTCTGCCCGCATGACCAGCAACGCCGATGAGCGCACATCCCTGACCGGATGGCGCATGCAATTCGCCTTTCTGGGTGGGGCGGCGGTATCCTGGATGATGCCGGTCCTGGCCAAGCAATTTGCAGGTTTGGACGGTGCCCAGGGCTATGCCGTGGCAGCATCCATTATCGGGGCGGTGTCGGCGGTGGCCTTTGTCCTGTGTTTTCTGATCGTCCGGGAACAGCCGGTGGCGGCGTCGCGCATGGCGCGGAATGAGGGCTTTTGGGACGATCTGAAGGGCTTCCTGTCGCTGGTCCGACGCGGTGGGCCGACGGTACAGCTTTACCTCTGTATCCTGATTTCCCAGATCATGGTGCCGTTGCAGGCCCGTAACTATCTGTATTTCTTCAAATATGGCATTGGCGATATGAGCCAGGCCGATCAGGCCATGGCCCTGTTCGGGGCCATCAATGTGCTGTGCGTACCGCTTTGGGTCTGGTTGATCCGGCGGACGGAGAAGCTGACAGGCTTCATGGTGGGGGGCACATTGTTCGCCATCGGCTCTCTCGGATTCGCGCTGATGCCGGAATGGAGCTATTGGGGGGCGTTCATCCCGCTGGCCGTCGCCTGCGCGGGTCACACTGCCTATGCCGTGTGCATCTGGGCCATGCTGCCCGATACCGTAGATTGGAGCGAATGGCGGTTCCGGCGGCGGGACGAGGGCAAGATTTTCGGGCTGGCCGCCTTTCTGCAAAAGGCCGCCCTGGGCCTGTCCGGCCTGCTGATGGCCGCAGTTTTCCACGGGTTTGATGTGACCAAGGGGCAGGGGGAGGCGTCCGAAACGGGCCTGCGCGTGGTGATGGGGATCATCCCCCTGGCCGGCATCTTGGCCGCCATGTTCATCATGCGCAATTACCGCCTGGACCTGCGCCGCCATGCCGGCATCGTCGAGCGGTTGGGGCGGCGGTGA
- a CDS encoding glucokinase, whose protein sequence is MTDGTAPFLIADIGGTNARFALVGPAGAPYNEQVLRCADYPTLQDAAFTYLKMQDLVGKVQVATFAVASPVTGDLIRMTNLAWEFSIKAVAHDLGLARLDLINDFTAVALGIPELKPEDYVQVGEGDPITGAPIAVLGPGSGLGVSALVPDSAGHFTALATEGGHVTMAPITDRESAVLGQLRKQFEHVSAERLVCGPGLVNLYETLCFLDGVEHEKLTAAEISDRAVGKRDAICVEALDMFCAMLGSVAGNLALSLGSRGGVFIAGGIIPRFMGWFQHSRFRKRFVEKGRMRAFLGPIPTYVVTHPYPAFLGLAAHVRRVGR, encoded by the coding sequence ATGACCGACGGTACCGCCCCTTTCCTGATCGCCGATATCGGCGGCACCAACGCCCGCTTCGCCCTGGTCGGGCCGGCCGGCGCCCCCTATAATGAACAGGTGCTTCGCTGCGCCGATTATCCCACCTTGCAGGACGCGGCCTTCACCTATCTGAAGATGCAGGATCTGGTGGGCAAGGTGCAGGTGGCCACCTTCGCCGTCGCCTCCCCCGTGACGGGCGACCTGATCCGCATGACCAATCTGGCCTGGGAATTCTCGATCAAGGCCGTGGCCCATGATCTGGGTCTGGCCCGCCTGGACCTGATCAACGACTTCACCGCCGTGGCACTGGGCATTCCGGAACTGAAGCCGGAAGATTACGTCCAGGTGGGTGAGGGTGACCCCATCACCGGCGCCCCCATTGCCGTTCTGGGGCCAGGGTCGGGCCTGGGCGTCTCCGCCCTGGTGCCTGACAGCGCTGGACATTTCACCGCACTGGCCACGGAGGGCGGGCATGTCACCATGGCCCCCATCACCGACCGCGAAAGTGCCGTCCTGGGACAGTTGCGCAAACAATTCGAACATGTCTCCGCCGAACGGCTCGTCTGCGGCCCCGGCCTCGTGAACCTTTATGAGACGCTGTGCTTCCTGGACGGGGTGGAGCATGAAAAGCTGACCGCCGCCGAAATCTCCGACCGGGCCGTGGGCAAGCGTGACGCGATCTGTGTGGAGGCGCTGGACATGTTCTGCGCCATGCTGGGCAGCGTCGCCGGTAATCTGGCCCTGTCACTGGGCTCCCGCGGCGGTGTGTTCATCGCGGGCGGTATCATCCCCCGCTTCATGGGCTGGTTCCAACACAGCCGCTTCCGCAAGCGCTTCGTGGAAAAGGGCCGCATGCGCGCCTTCCTCGGCCCCATCCCCACCTACGTGGTGACCCACCCCTACCCGGCCTTCCTGGGTCTGGCGGCCCATGTGCGGCGGGTGGGGCGGTAA
- a CDS encoding DUF4157 domain-containing protein has translation MVRVIQGYFAEGRPPQPEHLLRSGALSPMHGRAAGHPPAIQPRLAATDSAAAQGFEIDPIRLGLVRVGGQPLPQTVLAKMEAAFGADFSAVRVHQGPQAARIGALAFTTGNDIYFAPGRYQPDTMQGQQLLGHELAHVVQQRQGRVRAGGAGVSVVHDRMLEAEADRLGMRAAAFQVGPAGARPAAVGPLPRPGWQPEEASTAQLKKHWTAAQHEQSRKFWEKKHARMARQQDAARARHEREVAEILSRQRIHLTDLIPEDEEYFQAYLRSRPTTPINVYRGDGRGITAESLNNLVGVTGITPVGALDLTFKGIAEHTHSNTMPGGVISTAGNKDCAIHFAVDKHKYGLVYTMQVTNYIDVNTVLRARNFKIRFEAQQEYIIPCQITAANIVRVELYEKDPSRSTDLWTGGRRLASRSVTGGVLQPVVPG, from the coding sequence ATGGTGCGGGTTATCCAAGGTTACTTCGCTGAAGGGCGTCCTCCCCAGCCCGAGCACCTGCTTCGGTCAGGCGCATTGTCGCCGATGCACGGCCGTGCTGCTGGCCACCCGCCGGCCATCCAGCCTCGTCTGGCCGCAACTGACTCCGCTGCGGCCCAAGGGTTCGAGATTGATCCGATCCGGTTGGGTTTGGTCCGGGTTGGGGGACAGCCGTTGCCGCAGACTGTGTTGGCAAAAATGGAGGCTGCCTTCGGTGCGGATTTCTCCGCAGTCCGGGTCCATCAAGGACCACAGGCGGCACGGATCGGCGCCCTGGCGTTTACCACCGGCAACGACATCTATTTTGCGCCGGGCCGGTATCAGCCCGACACGATGCAAGGCCAGCAGTTGCTGGGTCACGAATTAGCCCATGTGGTGCAGCAGCGGCAGGGACGTGTCCGTGCCGGGGGTGCGGGTGTATCCGTCGTGCATGACCGGATGCTGGAGGCAGAGGCCGACAGGTTGGGCATGCGCGCTGCCGCCTTTCAAGTTGGCCCGGCAGGGGCGCGTCCTGCAGCGGTGGGACCGTTGCCCAGACCAGGGTGGCAGCCGGAGGAGGCGTCTACCGCACAGTTGAAGAAGCATTGGACGGCGGCACAACATGAGCAAAGCCGTAAGTTCTGGGAAAAGAAGCATGCGCGAATGGCCCGGCAGCAAGATGCTGCCCGCGCGCGGCATGAGCGGGAGGTGGCAGAGATCCTGTCTCGCCAGCGCATCCACCTGACCGACCTGATTCCCGAGGATGAGGAATACTTCCAGGCATATCTGCGAAGCCGGCCGACCACGCCCATCAATGTTTATCGTGGTGATGGACGCGGTATCACAGCCGAGTCCCTGAACAACTTGGTTGGTGTCACCGGCATCACCCCCGTCGGGGCGCTGGACCTGACCTTTAAGGGTATCGCGGAGCATACCCATTCCAATACGATGCCTGGAGGCGTGATCTCCACGGCGGGCAATAAGGATTGCGCCATCCATTTTGCTGTAGACAAACATAAGTATGGGTTAGTCTATACGATGCAAGTAACTAATTATATTGATGTGAATACGGTGCTGCGCGCCCGCAATTTTAAAATCCGCTTCGAAGCACAGCAGGAATATATCATTCCGTGCCAGATCACCGCAGCCAACATTGTCCGTGTCGAGCTTTATGAAAAGGATCCGTCCCGTTCCACAGACCTATGGACTGGAGGCCGTAGGTTGGCATCCCGTTCAGTGACCGGTGGCGTGCTTCAACCCGTCGTCCCCGGCTGA
- a CDS encoding efflux RND transporter periplasmic adaptor subunit: MSRIHQSFAAALLIGTFALPVVAQQAPAPAAKVKVEAASLRQMAPVLQVPGSVMSRQDADVAAEVSGRVTWVAEAGTKLAAGEALARVDDRLLRLELRQYEAQIKSLQSQLTFQERELERQRQLAERGTATIVKLEEANSRRDVLVQDLVRAQASRDRTQLEIERTIVKAPFAGQVAERMLEVGEYSAPGVKVARLVAVDQVEVRAQAPVSIARHLSEGISVSLDVEGQPAQGKVTRIIGIGEAQSRTFEVRVALPRGEANWIVGSAVKVGLPSATAEQVVAVHRDALVLRGDGTWLFKVNAQNKAERVAVKTGTSIGDWVQVTGDIRDGDRTVVRGAERLRDGQEVELDPKVS; encoded by the coding sequence ATGAGCCGCATTCACCAGTCTTTCGCCGCCGCCCTGCTGATCGGTACGTTTGCCCTGCCGGTAGTGGCACAGCAGGCACCGGCGCCTGCCGCCAAGGTGAAGGTGGAGGCGGCCAGCCTGCGGCAGATGGCGCCCGTGCTGCAGGTGCCGGGCAGCGTGATGTCGCGCCAAGATGCCGATGTGGCGGCGGAAGTGTCGGGGCGGGTCACCTGGGTGGCGGAAGCCGGCACCAAGCTGGCGGCGGGCGAGGCCCTGGCGCGTGTCGATGACCGGCTGCTGCGCCTGGAACTGCGCCAGTATGAGGCGCAGATCAAGAGCCTGCAAAGCCAGTTGACGTTCCAGGAGCGCGAGCTGGAGCGCCAGCGGCAATTGGCCGAGCGGGGTACGGCGACCATCGTCAAGCTGGAGGAGGCCAATAGCCGCCGCGACGTTCTGGTCCAGGATCTGGTCCGCGCCCAGGCCAGCCGAGACCGCACCCAGCTTGAGATCGAACGTACCATTGTGAAGGCGCCGTTCGCGGGACAGGTGGCGGAGCGCATGTTGGAGGTCGGTGAATATTCAGCCCCGGGTGTGAAGGTGGCGCGGCTGGTAGCCGTTGATCAGGTGGAGGTGCGGGCCCAGGCGCCGGTTTCCATCGCGCGGCATCTGAGCGAAGGGATCAGCGTCTCCCTGGATGTCGAAGGCCAGCCCGCCCAGGGCAAGGTGACGCGCATCATCGGCATCGGCGAGGCGCAGTCGCGTACCTTTGAGGTGCGGGTGGCCCTGCCGCGCGGGGAGGCGAACTGGATCGTCGGGTCGGCGGTGAAGGTCGGCCTGCCCTCGGCCACGGCCGAACAGGTGGTGGCGGTGCATCGTGACGCCCTGGTCCTGCGCGGGGATGGCACCTGGCTGTTCAAGGTCAATGCCCAGAACAAGGCCGAGCGTGTGGCCGTGAAAACCGGCACCAGCATCGGCGACTGGGTGCAGGTGACGGGCGACATCCGCGATGGCGACCGCACCGTGGTGCGCGGGGCCGAACGGCTGCGTGATGGGCAGGAGGTCGAACTGGACCCTAAGGTGAGTTGA
- a CDS encoding LacI family DNA-binding transcriptional regulator has product MAQPHRKPTINDVAALAEVSIKTVSRVMNKEPNVRDVVRQRVQAAITQLGYQPSLSARSLAGERSFLIGHFYGDTGGQYTHDIQLGMLNRCRAAGYHLLIEEIAYNAPDVEERAAALVNQVRMAGVVLTPPVTDNPIVLGVLQRAGVPYVRIAPDRDIDTSPIVRIDEWKATRDLTEHLINLGHRRIGFIKGKAQHAATRLRYAGFCEALADHGLAPMPDLIEVGEFNYASALPAATRLLERADRPTAILASNDEMAAATLAVAHGMGITVPEQLSVVGFDDMPIATMVWPQLVTIRQPVIQMAEAAADILLELIKRKDAGVWENPMPHRQLDHSLIIRGSTGPAPGQPGAALRPVRSA; this is encoded by the coding sequence ATGGCGCAGCCGCATCGCAAGCCGACGATCAATGACGTGGCGGCCCTGGCCGAAGTGTCGATCAAGACCGTCAGCCGCGTCATGAACAAGGAACCGAACGTCCGCGACGTGGTGCGTCAGCGGGTGCAGGCGGCCATCACGCAGCTGGGCTATCAGCCCTCGCTATCAGCGCGCAGCCTGGCCGGCGAACGCTCCTTCCTGATCGGCCATTTCTATGGCGATACCGGCGGCCAATATACGCACGACATTCAGTTGGGCATGCTGAACCGTTGCCGGGCCGCTGGCTATCACCTGCTGATCGAAGAAATCGCCTATAACGCCCCGGATGTAGAGGAACGCGCCGCCGCTCTGGTCAATCAGGTGCGGATGGCCGGCGTGGTGCTGACCCCGCCCGTGACCGACAATCCCATTGTGCTGGGCGTGCTGCAACGGGCAGGTGTGCCCTATGTCCGCATCGCGCCCGACCGCGATATCGACACCTCTCCCATCGTCCGCATCGATGAATGGAAGGCGACGCGCGACCTGACCGAACATTTGATCAATCTGGGCCACCGGCGCATCGGCTTCATCAAGGGCAAGGCGCAGCATGCCGCCACGCGCCTGCGCTATGCTGGCTTCTGCGAGGCGCTGGCCGATCACGGCCTGGCCCCCATGCCCGACCTGATCGAGGTGGGTGAATTCAACTACGCCTCCGCCCTGCCGGCCGCCACGCGGCTGCTGGAACGGGCCGACCGGCCCACGGCCATCCTGGCATCCAACGACGAAATGGCCGCCGCCACCCTGGCCGTGGCACATGGCATGGGCATCACCGTGCCCGAACAGCTTTCGGTGGTCGGCTTCGATGACATGCCCATCGCCACCATGGTCTGGCCGCAACTGGTGACCATCCGCCAGCCCGTGATCCAGATGGCAGAGGCTGCCGCCGACATTCTTCTGGAACTGATCAAGCGCAAGGATGCGGGTGTGTGGGAGAACCCCATGCCCCACCGGCAGCTTGACCATTCCCTGATCATCCGCGGGTCCACCGGCCCGGCCCCTGGCCAACCCGGTGCAGCCCTGCGCCCCGTGCGCAGTGCCTGA
- a CDS encoding sugar MFS transporter, producing MAQSGPIAASGGDSTFPVARSMLPFTFMLFFVVGFVTVLVDPLVAKFKAAFSLGYAEAMLTQFCYFLAYFLISLPASRVLDRLGYLRGAIVGFVTVGLGILLFVPAIEIAQYWVFLLALFIIATGVTMIQVVMNPLTSGLGSPETAPQRLTLAQAFNSVATFIGPLLAGAIIFDAVTEVVPAGEGSATTMLRVLETPCIVLAGMMFAVAALFWALRGKEKVVRRETAHWHMPSLKENPRLAFGALCIFVYVGAEVAIGSLMINYLGLESTLGLTEEQATKYLAFYWGGAMVGRFIGSAAMSKIAPSRVLAFCGIMTALLAAISGFTTGPVSAYTAIAIGLFNSIMFPTIFSLSVKDMDDQTPAASGLLCLSIVGGAVVPVLTGLFADATNLHLSMIVPVACYLVIVAFGLKCTNGSLENGYGRVR from the coding sequence TTGGCGCAGTCCGGTCCTATTGCCGCATCCGGGGGGGACAGCACGTTCCCGGTGGCCCGTTCGATGCTGCCGTTTACCTTCATGCTGTTCTTCGTCGTGGGTTTCGTGACCGTTCTGGTCGATCCGCTGGTAGCGAAGTTCAAGGCGGCCTTCAGCCTGGGCTATGCCGAGGCGATGCTGACGCAGTTCTGCTATTTCCTGGCCTATTTCCTGATCTCCCTGCCGGCCAGCCGCGTGCTTGACCGTCTGGGCTATCTGCGCGGCGCCATTGTCGGCTTTGTCACGGTCGGCCTGGGCATCCTGCTGTTCGTACCGGCCATCGAGATTGCCCAGTATTGGGTCTTCCTTCTGGCCCTGTTCATCATCGCCACGGGCGTCACGATGATCCAGGTCGTGATGAACCCGCTGACCTCGGGCCTGGGCTCGCCGGAAACCGCACCGCAGCGTCTGACCCTGGCGCAGGCCTTCAATTCAGTCGCCACCTTCATCGGCCCCCTGCTGGCCGGCGCCATCATTTTTGACGCGGTGACAGAGGTTGTGCCCGCCGGTGAGGGCTCTGCCACCACCATGCTGCGCGTTCTGGAAACGCCTTGCATCGTGCTGGCTGGCATGATGTTCGCGGTGGCGGCCCTGTTCTGGGCGCTGCGCGGCAAGGAAAAGGTCGTGCGGCGTGAAACCGCCCACTGGCACATGCCGTCGCTGAAGGAAAATCCGCGTCTGGCCTTCGGTGCGCTCTGCATCTTCGTTTATGTGGGTGCGGAAGTGGCCATCGGCTCGCTGATGATCAATTACCTGGGTCTGGAAAGCACCCTGGGCCTGACCGAGGAACAGGCGACCAAGTATCTCGCCTTCTATTGGGGCGGGGCCATGGTCGGTCGTTTCATCGGCTCTGCTGCCATGTCGAAGATCGCGCCGTCCCGCGTGCTGGCCTTCTGCGGTATCATGACCGCCCTCCTGGCCGCCATCTCGGGCTTCACCACGGGTCCGGTCTCGGCCTACACCGCCATCGCCATCGGCCTGTTCAACTCCATCATGTTCCCCACCATCTTCTCCCTGTCGGTGAAGGATATGGACGACCAGACGCCCGCCGCGTCCGGCCTGCTCTGCCTGTCCATCGTCGGTGGGGCCGTGGTGCCGGTGCTGACGGGCCTGTTCGCCGACGCCACCAACCTGCATCTGTCGATGATTGTGCCGGTTGCCTGCTATCTGGTGATCGTGGCCTTCGGCCTGAAATGCACCAATGGTTCGCTGGAAAACGGCTACGGCCGCGTACGGTGA
- a CDS encoding DUF3667 domain-containing protein, producing MSDGIESVGAMATAGMAAAAIEGESGRHGHGAHGDCANCGTKLTGSFCHACGQAGHLHRSMLHIVEEFFHGILHFDSKAWRTLPLLAFRPGKLTYDYIHGHRARYVTPMAMFLFSVFVMFMSFSLLGISTNVPVAIPAEEQREALNHARQGLEEARADLAEAEAELAQALSAGEDVKAETKQRDRAQRRLNTAQKSVEAIDTALAAAGVAIVPPTPPKPGEKPAVPDLPKVVTNGPVTTENLSDMLVRNFDEDLNINIGDPELEAKIKKKLKNPELLLYKMQNTAYKFSWLLIPISLPFLWLLFFWKRGVAMYDHAIFSLYSLSFMSLLFIVISLVIKFLPTWEGTIASLILLAPPVHMFFQLRGTYRLSNFGALWRTVALLFITLMTSITFVIFIVSMGVAG from the coding sequence ATGAGCGACGGGATTGAATCTGTGGGCGCCATGGCCACGGCGGGCATGGCGGCGGCGGCCATCGAGGGCGAAAGCGGTCGGCACGGGCACGGGGCGCATGGGGACTGCGCCAATTGCGGCACCAAACTGACCGGCAGTTTCTGTCATGCTTGTGGACAGGCTGGCCATCTGCACCGGTCCATGCTGCATATCGTGGAGGAGTTCTTCCACGGCATCCTGCATTTCGACAGCAAGGCCTGGCGTACCCTGCCGCTGCTGGCGTTTAGGCCCGGCAAGCTGACCTATGATTACATCCATGGCCACCGGGCGCGTTATGTAACGCCCATGGCCATGTTCCTGTTCTCTGTCTTTGTCATGTTCATGAGTTTCTCCCTGCTGGGCATCAGCACGAATGTGCCGGTGGCCATACCGGCGGAGGAACAGCGCGAGGCATTGAACCATGCCCGCCAGGGGCTGGAGGAAGCGCGCGCCGATCTGGCCGAAGCCGAGGCGGAACTGGCCCAGGCGTTGAGTGCGGGAGAGGATGTAAAGGCGGAGACCAAGCAGCGCGACCGGGCGCAGCGGCGCCTGAATACCGCTCAGAAATCCGTTGAGGCCATCGATACCGCCCTGGCAGCGGCAGGTGTGGCCATCGTACCCCCGACGCCGCCCAAGCCGGGTGAGAAGCCCGCGGTGCCGGACCTGCCGAAGGTGGTCACGAATGGTCCGGTCACCACCGAAAACCTGTCGGACATGCTGGTCCGCAATTTCGATGAAGACCTGAACATCAATATCGGCGATCCGGAGCTTGAGGCTAAGATCAAGAAGAAGCTGAAGAATCCGGAACTGCTGCTCTATAAGATGCAGAACACGGCCTATAAATTCTCCTGGCTGCTGATCCCCATCTCGCTGCCGTTCCTGTGGTTGCTGTTCTTCTGGAAGCGTGGTGTGGCCATGTATGACCATGCCATCTTCTCGCTCTATTCCCTGTCCTTCATGTCGCTGCTGTTCATCGTGATCTCACTGGTGATCAAGTTCCTGCCGACATGGGAGGGGACGATTGCGTCGCTGATCCTGCTGGCGCCACCAGTGCATATGTTCTTCCAGCTGCGGGGCACCTACCGCCTGTCCAATTTTGGGGCACTGTGGCGGACCGTGGCACTGCTGTTCATCACGCTGATGACCAGCATCACGTTTGTGATCTTCATCGTGTCGATGGGGGTGGCGGGGTAA